The Spirochaetota bacterium genome includes a region encoding these proteins:
- a CDS encoding TetR/AcrR family transcriptional regulator, translated as MSRDDREKEILRAALGLFARFGYRKTAVEDVARETGMTKGNVYFYVRDKRDLYEKAVGNALIEWRDSVAAAVECETGAVKRFRVMARRSFEYLSGRPDLRKILEEDRGIFTLSAGEDRFREINEGAMGILRSILEQGIREKTFRRIDVPHTTELIFSIYIMFLIKAYVKSEGSSVLKMFEEGLDIILRGLLRK; from the coding sequence ATGTCACGCGACGACAGGGAAAAGGAGATTCTGCGGGCCGCGCTGGGTCTTTTTGCGCGGTTTGGCTACCGGAAAACGGCTGTGGAGGACGTCGCGCGCGAGACGGGTATGACCAAGGGCAACGTGTATTTCTACGTACGCGACAAGCGCGACCTCTATGAAAAGGCGGTCGGTAACGCCCTCATCGAATGGCGGGATTCCGTGGCGGCCGCGGTGGAGTGCGAGACCGGCGCCGTGAAGCGGTTCCGCGTCATGGCGCGGCGCTCGTTCGAATACCTGTCGGGCCGCCCCGACCTCAGGAAGATACTCGAAGAGGACCGCGGCATTTTCACCCTCTCCGCCGGCGAGGACCGGTTCCGTGAGATTAACGAGGGGGCGATGGGGATACTGCGTTCCATCCTGGAACAGGGTATCCGCGAGAAGACATTTCGCCGCATAGACGTCCCGCACACTACCGAGCTCATTTTCTCAATTTACATAATGTTTCTCATCAAGGCGTACGTGAAGTCGGAGGGGAGCAGCGTCCTGAAAATGTTCGAAGAAGGGCTCGACATTATACTGCGCGGACTGTTGAGAAAATAG
- a CDS encoding DUF1566 domain-containing protein: MKKSKIKIISISAALAAVLAITVIVLATGSGSNLPVTGQATEYSAGDDGSYKKGTDLPSIRFCDNGDGTVTDNMTGLMWVKNANAMGTIDTHKSFDSITDPDPYYNVCGPSYAGDGAVTWEKSKTFIAGLNSGTYPCGVTKTPRYTDWRMPTVNELETLINYSEQCGSLNAQGFDNVSCSKYYWCSPEATINFYSGTKAAAWNVGFANITISGRITPMNKAQECYSLVWPVRGPVTGN; the protein is encoded by the coding sequence ATGAAGAAATCAAAAATAAAAATTATTAGCATATCAGCAGCCCTGGCCGCAGTGCTTGCAATCACTGTGATAGTGCTCGCAACAGGCTCAGGCAGCAATCTGCCGGTAACAGGACAGGCAACTGAATACAGCGCAGGCGACGACGGGTCGTACAAGAAAGGCACGGATTTGCCGTCAATACGTTTCTGCGACAACGGCGACGGCACTGTAACAGATAATATGACAGGACTCATGTGGGTTAAGAACGCAAATGCAATGGGAACCATAGATACACACAAGTCATTCGATAGTATTACTGATCCTGATCCGTATTATAATGTTTGCGGTCCAAGTTATGCCGGAGACGGCGCTGTTACTTGGGAAAAATCGAAGACTTTTATCGCAGGCCTGAACAGCGGCACATATCCTTGCGGAGTAACGAAAACACCCCGGTATACCGACTGGCGTATGCCTACTGTGAACGAACTCGAAACACTGATCAACTACAGCGAACAATGCGGTTCGTTGAATGCACAGGGTTTTGATAATGTATCATGCAGTAAGTACTACTGGTGCAGTCCGGAGGCTACCATTAATTTTTATTCCGGAACAAAAGCTGCAGCGTGGAATGTAGGCTTTGCTAATATTACAATAAGCGGCAGAATAACACCAATGAACAAAGCACAAGAATGCTATTCATTAGTCTGGCCTGTCCGCGGTCCGGTTACCGGCAACTGA
- a CDS encoding DUF1566 domain-containing protein: MRNRFRRLAITMIAAALAFTACGGSGDGSSGGSDAECVAEDKADLAITYAGGDSAASVTQHIAFALTGASGTTISWLSDTTAVIANNGTVTRPSYTNGDEEVIVTATIAKGNARDTKVFTLTVIKAPATEAECVAEDKANLSITYAGNDSASSVIRNITVPGTGASGTTIGWLSNNTAVVANNGTVTRPSFESSDAEVILTATITRGSAHDTKTFILTVKKLSNVKLASIVVSKGRLQPVFDASVTDYLDAPVPFSDNTNPAYDDLQSAGIKATVADANAVMTINGTVVPSGDEYEMNNLKVGKNNAVITITVPGDIITETYTIEVYRAIPVFKTGQTSTDAGISWPSPRFTDNGDGTVMDKMTGLMWIKNANAIKTLYPDFDHQPDTGWGDGKVTWAKALEFIGKINDGTYNCGATTAYTDWRMPNVREMRTLLLYIQDFSSITAVYTNAATLRDDWYFTSTTDPTNTGHTMITNFYQSSIYIGKKVDPNSTLNYVWPVRSAP; this comes from the coding sequence ATGAGAAACCGGTTCAGGCGTCTGGCAATCACGATGATCGCGGCGGCACTGGCGTTCACCGCGTGCGGCGGGAGCGGAGACGGCAGCAGCGGGGGTTCGGACGCTGAATGTGTCGCGGAAGATAAAGCTGACCTGGCAATTACATACGCGGGCGGTGATTCCGCTGCGAGCGTTACACAGCACATTGCATTTGCTCTCACAGGTGCAAGCGGCACGACTATCAGCTGGCTGTCGGACACTACGGCGGTGATTGCGAATAATGGTACTGTTACCCGTCCGTCGTACACAAACGGCGACGAGGAGGTTATTGTGACCGCCACAATTGCGAAAGGGAACGCCCGCGACACCAAGGTCTTTACCCTGACAGTAATAAAAGCGCCCGCAACGGAGGCTGAATGCGTCGCGGAAGACAAGGCTAATCTTTCAATTACATACGCGGGCAATGATTCCGCTTCGAGCGTAATCCGGAACATCACTGTGCCGGGAACGGGAGCAAGCGGCACGACAATCGGCTGGCTGTCGAACAATACGGCCGTGGTCGCGAATAATGGTACTGTTACCCGTCCGTCGTTCGAAAGCAGCGACGCGGAAGTAATATTGACTGCCACAATTACCAGAGGGAGCGCCCACGACACGAAGACCTTTATTCTGACAGTGAAGAAATTATCCAACGTAAAACTCGCTTCAATAGTCGTTTCGAAGGGAAGGCTCCAGCCGGTCTTCGATGCAAGCGTCACAGACTACCTCGACGCGCCTGTGCCGTTCAGCGACAATACTAATCCTGCATACGATGACCTCCAGTCAGCAGGCATCAAAGCAACTGTTGCTGACGCAAATGCGGTTATGACTATCAACGGAACAGTTGTTCCATCCGGCGACGAGTACGAAATGAATAATCTTAAAGTAGGCAAAAACAATGCTGTTATAACTATTACAGTTCCGGGTGACATCATAACAGAGACCTACACAATAGAAGTGTACAGGGCCATACCGGTTTTCAAGACCGGGCAGACAAGCACAGACGCAGGAATAAGCTGGCCTTCGCCAAGGTTTACAGATAATGGCGACGGCACTGTGATGGACAAGATGACAGGGCTGATGTGGATTAAGAATGCCAATGCTATAAAAACGCTTTATCCGGACTTTGACCATCAACCCGATACCGGCTGGGGGGACGGCAAGGTCACATGGGCAAAAGCTCTGGAGTTTATCGGTAAAATAAATGACGGTACTTATAATTGTGGAGCAACAACGGCATACACAGACTGGCGTATGCCGAATGTAAGAGAGATGCGCACCCTGTTGTTATACATCCAGGATTTTTCATCGATAACAGCTGTCTATACAAATGCGGCGACTCTGCGTGATGACTGGTACTTCACCAGTACAACAGATCCAACTAATACAGGTCATACAATGATAACTAATTTTTATCAAAGCAGTATATATATAGGAAAGAAGGTAGATCCGAACAGTACCCTTAATTATGTATGGCCAGTGCGCTCAGCTCCGTAA
- a CDS encoding response regulator, producing the protein MFLDFFALGAATRPVCKGDGYFLAPNQKMSRLPNNTIPALIIIILTILSVSPPRSYALNSTVVLPENLDGRHIGKEVEYYVDTTHRLAIDEISSDRVSPKFTKSESIKIVNSGDRSIWLKIRVRNDSGGELEWYLENDFVFADELIFYYPGENGRFKSIAYVDTPAREREVNSVTFIFPVRTPPGETVYFLRQYHSAWTSLVPRMWSPKNLMTKLMTVDVLQGMFYGILAIMFLYNLFIFVSVREKSYFYYLLLIVGLSSIHMTLDGTGFNYVWDNLSVILRRSHSLFFYIGLIPGLLFLKAYLQTKEKTPFIDTQINALVAFGSIMIVESVILEPVSQPEYHTVILNVFILIVCLYNIAVPILYVKRGSRSAIFYLIAVFLPVLGGLFPVTFIIGLLPSFFINDFSFKLGSVGMLALFSFGLADRINTMKNELADLNANLEKKVERRTGELQQAYSKLQELDRLKTDFFANISHELRTPLTLIISPVESVLRNHTPGKVDESFLHKLYNNAGRLLSLINNLLDFSKMESGRMALHPVRTDIARQLELSVANLHSGATARGQTISFIDTTNGLTAFVDRGLFEKAVYNLLGNAMKFTPQGGRITVKLAAHDDSFTVEFNDTGIGIPADQHALIFERFSQVDSSSSRRYEGTGIGLSLTREIARLHGGDVSVESEPGKGSTFYLTIPIGSEAAADGTDMADAPGDEEERNSGTESGSCKDIIHFRSDPGSGTDPSHNQRVSLADETIPCVLLVDDNEEMLTFLSDIVSHKYRFLTAENGKTALALLKSLDDPPDIIVSDIMMPEMDGYEFTKRIREEKGYEGIPVILLTARADIAMKIEGFEKGATDYIVKPFNSSEFLARIKAQLELKSLRDRLIRTTADLYKRLEEKTGGASPISSSTEDKVAQVEEFIRSNFTADLSREGMAAAVGISADHLSRAFNQITGKRIDEYINGLRVEKAKQMLEETHDTITRIAFNVGFENLRTFNKTFLKLAGMTPSEWRRSRPARK; encoded by the coding sequence ATGTTCCTTGACTTTTTTGCTTTGGGGGCTGCCACTAGACCGGTGTGCAAAGGAGATGGATATTTCCTTGCACCGAACCAAAAAATGTCCAGGCTTCCTAACAACACCATACCGGCGTTAATCATCATTATCTTGACCATTCTTTCCGTTTCCCCTCCACGCAGCTATGCCTTGAATTCAACGGTAGTATTACCGGAAAATCTCGACGGCAGGCATATCGGGAAGGAGGTGGAGTACTATGTCGATACCACTCACCGCCTCGCCATTGACGAAATATCGAGTGACCGGGTTTCACCAAAATTCACAAAGAGCGAAAGCATCAAGATTGTCAACTCCGGAGACCGGTCCATATGGCTTAAAATCCGGGTACGCAACGACTCGGGTGGAGAACTGGAATGGTATCTTGAAAATGATTTCGTCTTTGCGGATGAATTGATATTCTACTACCCCGGTGAAAACGGTCGTTTCAAATCTATCGCCTACGTCGATACACCCGCGCGCGAGCGGGAGGTAAACAGCGTTACGTTCATCTTCCCGGTCCGGACCCCGCCCGGCGAAACTGTATATTTTTTGCGGCAATACCACTCGGCGTGGACTTCGCTTGTTCCTCGAATGTGGTCTCCGAAAAATCTGATGACGAAGCTGATGACCGTGGACGTGCTTCAGGGAATGTTTTATGGAATTCTCGCCATCATGTTCCTTTATAATCTGTTTATATTCGTTTCGGTCCGCGAAAAATCGTACTTCTATTACCTGCTTTTAATAGTCGGCCTGAGTTCTATCCACATGACCCTTGACGGAACTGGTTTTAACTATGTGTGGGATAATCTATCCGTTATTCTGAGAAGGTCGCATTCATTGTTTTTTTATATCGGATTGATACCGGGTCTGCTTTTTTTAAAAGCTTATCTTCAGACGAAAGAAAAAACGCCTTTTATCGACACGCAGATAAACGCGCTCGTCGCATTCGGTTCCATTATGATCGTGGAATCTGTCATTCTTGAGCCTGTTTCGCAGCCTGAATATCACACAGTGATCTTGAACGTGTTTATCCTGATCGTATGCCTCTACAACATCGCGGTCCCTATCCTGTATGTAAAGAGGGGATCGCGGTCCGCCATATTTTACCTGATTGCGGTTTTCCTTCCCGTGCTTGGCGGATTGTTCCCGGTTACGTTCATTATTGGCCTTCTGCCTTCATTTTTTATTAACGATTTCAGTTTCAAATTGGGTTCTGTCGGAATGCTGGCGCTGTTCTCGTTTGGCCTTGCCGACAGGATCAATACGATGAAAAACGAGCTTGCCGACCTGAACGCCAATCTGGAGAAGAAGGTCGAGCGGAGAACGGGCGAGCTCCAGCAGGCCTACTCGAAGCTCCAGGAGCTCGACCGGCTCAAGACGGACTTTTTCGCCAACATATCCCACGAGCTGCGCACGCCGCTGACGCTCATCATATCGCCGGTAGAGTCGGTATTACGGAACCATACCCCGGGAAAAGTCGATGAATCGTTTCTGCATAAATTATACAATAACGCCGGGCGCCTGCTGAGCCTGATAAACAACCTGCTTGATTTCTCGAAGATGGAATCCGGAAGGATGGCGCTGCATCCGGTGAGAACCGATATCGCGAGGCAGTTGGAGTTGTCCGTGGCGAACCTGCATTCAGGGGCGACAGCCAGGGGGCAGACGATTTCCTTTATAGATACTACGAACGGTCTTACCGCCTTCGTGGACCGCGGGCTTTTCGAGAAGGCCGTGTACAATCTCCTGGGCAATGCGATGAAATTCACGCCCCAGGGCGGAAGGATCACGGTGAAGCTCGCTGCGCATGATGATTCCTTCACTGTCGAGTTCAACGACACGGGCATCGGCATTCCCGCCGACCAGCACGCGCTTATATTCGAGCGTTTTTCCCAGGTCGATTCTTCTTCCAGCAGGAGATACGAGGGCACGGGTATCGGGCTTTCACTGACCCGGGAGATCGCTCGCCTCCATGGCGGGGATGTCAGCGTGGAAAGCGAGCCCGGTAAGGGCTCCACCTTTTACCTCACGATTCCCATCGGATCGGAAGCCGCCGCGGACGGCACGGACATGGCGGACGCACCGGGCGATGAAGAAGAGCGAAATTCCGGAACCGAATCCGGTTCCTGTAAGGATATAATTCATTTCAGGAGCGATCCGGGTTCCGGAACCGATCCCTCACACAATCAGCGGGTTTCACTGGCGGATGAAACCATACCCTGCGTGCTCCTTGTTGATGACAATGAAGAGATGCTGACCTTCCTGTCGGATATCGTTTCGCACAAGTACAGGTTCCTCACCGCGGAAAACGGGAAAACGGCACTGGCCCTGTTGAAATCCCTGGATGATCCCCCCGATATCATCGTGTCCGATATCATGATGCCGGAAATGGACGGTTACGAATTCACGAAACGCATCCGTGAGGAGAAAGGCTACGAGGGAATTCCCGTCATCCTTTTAACCGCGCGGGCCGATATCGCGATGAAGATCGAGGGCTTTGAGAAGGGCGCCACCGATTACATCGTCAAGCCTTTCAACTCGAGCGAGTTCCTGGCGCGGATCAAGGCACAGCTGGAGCTCAAGTCGCTCCGGGACCGGCTCATAAGAACGACCGCGGACCTTTATAAACGCCTGGAGGAAAAAACCGGGGGGGCGAGCCCGATAAGCTCCTCGACCGAGGACAAGGTCGCGCAAGTCGAGGAATTCATCCGATCGAACTTCACCGCGGACCTGTCGCGAGAGGGCATGGCCGCCGCCGTGGGTATATCGGCGGATCACCTGTCGCGCGCTTTCAACCAGATCACGGGGAAGCGAATCGACGAGTATATCAACGGCCTGCGCGTCGAGAAGGCGAAACAAATGCTCGAGGAGACGCACGACACGATCACCCGCATCGCCTTCAACGTCGGGTTTGAAAACCTGCGCACCTTCAATAAGACCTTCCTGAAGCTGGCCGGGATGACGCCGTCCGAATGGAGGCGATCGCGCCCGGCCCGTAAGTAA
- a CDS encoding SDR family oxidoreductase, which translates to MFEDMKGKTALITGAGKRSGMGFAIAEKMVSYGTNVIIADLGIQDEASAVKTAPAEEMEEIARQLSKKYSIKAKAVHLDVTDPGSVESMVEEVKREFGSVDILCNNAGAAFGVPSPIHNYDETKWLKTIDVNLNGTYRVSRAVLPLMLGRPGSIVNTASRAGKFPPILNGAYACAKAGVIMLTKVMAKELAGAGIRVNAICPGQIHTDLLDWQLDLEAKFLQTTIDARMEEMAKEIPLHRIGTVGEVADLVLFLASDASRFMTGQAVNITGGQLMEL; encoded by the coding sequence ATGTTTGAGGACATGAAAGGAAAAACGGCCCTCATCACCGGGGCCGGCAAGCGCAGCGGCATGGGGTTTGCGATCGCGGAAAAGATGGTATCGTATGGAACCAACGTCATCATCGCCGACCTCGGCATACAGGACGAAGCGAGCGCGGTAAAGACGGCGCCCGCGGAGGAAATGGAGGAGATCGCCCGCCAGCTCTCGAAAAAGTATTCCATTAAAGCCAAAGCGGTGCATCTCGACGTGACCGATCCCGGCTCGGTTGAATCGATGGTTGAGGAGGTAAAACGCGAATTCGGCAGCGTGGACATCCTCTGCAACAACGCCGGCGCGGCCTTCGGTGTTCCCAGTCCCATTCATAATTACGACGAGACCAAGTGGCTTAAAACGATCGACGTGAACCTGAACGGAACCTACAGGGTTTCCAGGGCAGTGCTTCCCCTGATGCTGGGCAGGCCGGGAAGCATCGTGAACACGGCGTCGCGGGCCGGCAAGTTTCCACCGATCCTGAACGGCGCCTATGCGTGCGCCAAAGCCGGCGTGATCATGCTTACGAAGGTCATGGCTAAGGAGCTCGCGGGGGCCGGGATCAGGGTGAACGCAATCTGTCCGGGACAGATCCACACGGACCTGCTTGACTGGCAGCTCGACCTCGAAGCGAAATTCTTACAGACGACTATCGACGCCCGCATGGAGGAGATGGCGAAGGAGATACCCTTACATCGAATAGGCACGGTCGGAGAGGTAGCGGACCTGGTTCTGTTCCTTGCCTCGGACGCGTCGAGGTTCATGACGGGCCAGGCGGTCAATATAACCGGCGGACAATTAATGGAGTTATGA
- a CDS encoding SDR family oxidoreductase: MKEKKVILITGATRGIGYSLAVELATRGHRVFGAGRSWQVDVPFSKITLDVTNDDSVQRGVRAVLEECGRIDVLVSNAGISNCGTVEDTELSIAGDVFAANYFGMVRVIRAVLPSMRGRKKGTIACVSSASGKIGIPFQAHYAASKYAVEGFAESLSQELKSLGIRVLILEPGDVGTSIWKQTKQADACVPDYKPALDRFLAVKDREMGPGADTPERVAVRIANIIESGTTRLRHPVARGAAFILAARKLLPDRIFLRLVANNYKL, translated from the coding sequence ATGAAGGAAAAAAAAGTCATCCTGATTACCGGGGCCACCAGGGGCATCGGCTATTCGCTCGCCGTCGAGCTTGCGACGCGCGGCCATCGCGTTTTCGGCGCGGGCAGGTCGTGGCAGGTCGACGTTCCCTTCTCGAAAATCACCCTGGACGTGACCAATGACGATTCGGTACAGCGCGGTGTGCGGGCGGTGCTCGAGGAGTGCGGGAGGATCGACGTGCTCGTCAGCAATGCGGGAATCAGCAATTGCGGCACGGTGGAGGATACTGAGCTATCTATTGCCGGGGACGTCTTCGCCGCGAATTATTTCGGGATGGTTCGGGTCATCCGGGCCGTGCTCCCGTCCATGCGTGGACGGAAAAAGGGAACGATCGCATGCGTGAGCTCCGCCTCGGGGAAGATCGGAATTCCGTTCCAGGCGCATTACGCCGCGAGCAAATACGCCGTGGAGGGATTTGCCGAATCGCTTTCCCAGGAGCTTAAATCCCTGGGAATACGCGTTTTGATCCTGGAGCCCGGGGACGTGGGAACTTCGATCTGGAAGCAGACGAAACAGGCGGACGCATGCGTGCCCGACTACAAGCCCGCCCTGGATCGTTTTCTCGCGGTAAAGGATCGTGAGATGGGACCCGGCGCCGATACGCCGGAGCGCGTGGCCGTCCGCATCGCGAACATCATCGAATCGGGGACGACAAGGCTCCGTCACCCGGTAGCGCGGGGCGCCGCGTTTATCCTGGCCGCGCGAAAACTGCTGCCCGACCGGATATTCCTGCGATTGGTGGCTAATAACTACAAGCTTTGA
- a CDS encoding AAA family ATPase, with protein MRHFFYVEIENFKLFGEKQRIDLDHPSVLIGPNNCGKTSVIQAIALWSQAIKTWYSLKGDSSARERAAAALNRLSIVSVPVKRTKYFWHNTRVSTGKENIYMTVTLGLLWLGDIVPLRMKFRFQGDELIYCTPDDSVINNNDFLKYAASINVELLYPMSGLVTEEPVLKPGRINVLLGQGDTAEVLRNLCLSVYRNSIEDWKWIVDTMQRLFSIQVATPMEDEVRGDVTLTYKEPEVSEPLDIAMAGRGFQQLLLLFSYLFSHKKSVLLIDEPDAHLEILRQRQIYILLREIARLNKSQAIMATHSEVVLDEALDNNLTLILNGSIDGLASKSSIRETLKNYGAEHYVKARDRGYVLYVEGTTDVDMLRALAERMSHPVAAVWDDKINVYYVRDTHPESTLESELERVEGGFGISPKDHFNALKKLIPNLHGLAILDNDGRNKQDYKQVDFQIVFWRRYEAENYFITPDLLKHYALSRHAEPNLFNNQDHEVIEEVMNILIKERLFEGSVEDFSAYQKADKDVSRLIWETKTDRIKLSDFAEEYFRRLSDSTKEPMMLRKGELHSLIELIEPSTLSVEIKAKLDLLLTLFSSNKL; from the coding sequence ATGCGGCATTTTTTCTATGTAGAAATAGAAAATTTTAAACTATTCGGCGAAAAACAAAGAATAGACCTAGATCATCCATCTGTTTTGATTGGGCCAAATAACTGCGGGAAAACTAGCGTCATCCAAGCCATTGCGTTATGGTCCCAAGCAATTAAAACCTGGTATTCTCTTAAAGGAGATTCATCTGCGCGTGAAAGAGCTGCGGCGGCGTTGAATCGCCTTAGCATTGTATCTGTCCCGGTAAAAAGAACCAAGTACTTTTGGCACAATACACGGGTCAGCACGGGAAAGGAAAATATTTATATGACAGTAACCCTTGGCCTTCTGTGGTTAGGAGATATTGTTCCATTACGGATGAAATTTCGGTTCCAAGGAGATGAATTAATATACTGTACTCCAGATGATTCAGTTATAAATAACAATGATTTTTTAAAATATGCAGCTTCTATTAATGTTGAATTATTGTACCCAATGTCAGGGTTGGTCACAGAAGAGCCTGTATTGAAACCTGGGAGAATAAACGTTCTATTAGGACAAGGTGACACGGCAGAAGTATTAAGAAATTTATGTCTTTCGGTTTATCGCAACTCGATAGAAGACTGGAAGTGGATTGTGGATACGATGCAGCGCTTATTTTCCATTCAAGTGGCAACCCCGATGGAAGATGAAGTTAGAGGGGATGTTACTTTAACCTATAAAGAACCTGAAGTAAGTGAACCTTTGGATATCGCAATGGCTGGCCGAGGATTTCAACAATTACTGCTTCTATTTTCTTATCTGTTTTCCCATAAGAAAAGTGTCTTGCTCATCGATGAGCCGGATGCACATCTCGAAATCTTACGACAACGTCAAATTTACATATTATTACGCGAAATTGCACGATTAAATAAATCACAGGCAATCATGGCTACTCATTCTGAAGTTGTTCTTGATGAGGCCTTGGATAATAATTTGACCCTAATCCTAAACGGTTCGATTGATGGACTGGCATCGAAGAGTTCTATTAGAGAAACACTAAAAAATTATGGAGCGGAGCATTATGTAAAAGCTCGCGATCGAGGTTATGTGCTTTACGTTGAAGGTACAACTGATGTGGATATGTTACGAGCGCTTGCTGAGCGAATGTCCCATCCAGTTGCTGCGGTGTGGGATGATAAAATTAATGTTTATTATGTAAGGGATACACATCCGGAATCAACCTTGGAAAGCGAATTAGAGCGTGTTGAAGGAGGATTTGGGATTTCTCCCAAGGATCATTTTAATGCATTGAAAAAATTAATTCCAAATTTACATGGCTTAGCAATACTTGACAATGATGGTCGGAACAAACAAGATTACAAACAGGTTGATTTTCAAATAGTCTTCTGGCGACGTTATGAAGCTGAGAATTATTTCATTACACCGGATTTATTGAAGCATTACGCGTTAAGTAGGCATGCGGAACCAAATCTTTTCAACAATCAAGATCATGAAGTTATTGAAGAGGTTATGAACATTCTCATCAAAGAGCGTTTGTTCGAAGGGAGTGTCGAGGATTTTAGTGCATATCAAAAAGCAGATAAAGATGTGTCTAGATTGATTTGGGAAACAAAGACAGACAGAATTAAATTAAGTGATTTTGCAGAGGAATATTTTCGTAGATTATCTGATTCCACAAAAGAACCCATGATGCTAAGAAAAGGAGAATTGCATTCATTAATTGAATTAATCGAGCCATCTACTTTATCAGTAGAAATTAAAGCGAAGCTTGATTTATTACTTACGCTTTTTTCATCTAATAAATTATAA
- a CDS encoding phosphoribosylformylglycinamidine synthase subunit PurQ: MAKPTILVLTGYGINCDEEVRYSFACAGANARIVHINDIIETPAMLAGFQVIVFPGGFAYGDDTGSGKALANRIRSNLREEVAAFAARDTLMLGICNGFQVMVALGLVPAFSGTMELAEVALEHNASARYECRWVDLAIEAASPCVFTKGMGALHVPVAHGEGNFYAPPAVYERLEREKLVAMRYSRSNGAPAAGEFPFNPNGSMGDVAAICDSTGRRMGMMPHPERHILFYHREDWTLLREKARREGREIPEEGEGLAIFRNAVRYFE; this comes from the coding sequence ATGGCCAAACCGACGATTCTCGTGCTCACCGGCTACGGGATCAACTGCGACGAGGAGGTCCGATACTCCTTCGCGTGCGCGGGCGCGAACGCGCGCATCGTGCACATAAACGATATCATCGAAACGCCCGCGATGCTCGCCGGGTTCCAGGTGATCGTCTTTCCCGGGGGCTTCGCCTATGGGGACGATACCGGGAGCGGGAAGGCGCTCGCGAACCGCATTCGAAGCAACCTCCGGGAAGAGGTCGCCGCCTTCGCGGCGCGTGACACGTTGATGCTGGGAATCTGCAACGGCTTTCAGGTCATGGTCGCGCTGGGCCTGGTGCCCGCGTTCTCGGGAACGATGGAATTGGCGGAGGTCGCGCTCGAGCACAACGCGAGCGCGCGCTACGAATGCCGATGGGTGGACCTCGCGATAGAGGCTGCCTCCCCCTGTGTCTTCACAAAGGGAATGGGCGCCCTCCATGTACCGGTCGCGCACGGCGAGGGGAACTTCTACGCACCCCCCGCCGTGTACGAGCGTCTCGAGCGAGAGAAGCTCGTGGCGATGCGCTATTCCAGGTCAAACGGCGCCCCCGCGGCGGGCGAGTTCCCCTTTAACCCGAACGGTTCGATGGGTGACGTCGCCGCCATCTGCGATTCCACGGGCAGACGAATGGGCATGATGCCGCACCCCGAACGGCACATTCTCTTCTACCACCGTGAAGACTGGACCCTGCTTCGTGAAAAGGCGCGCCGTGAAGGCCGGGAAATCCCGGAGGAAGGGGAAGGACTCGCGATTTTCAGGAACGCGGTTAGGTATTTCGAATAA